From one Esox lucius isolate fEsoLuc1 chromosome 11, fEsoLuc1.pri, whole genome shotgun sequence genomic stretch:
- the LOC105008050 gene encoding ribonuclease-like 3, with protein MGFQDAFVFLVLLYAAVMVHGQPGNVRPRYIHFLNQHVHNGMTKQKCTGYIGYLKLTEPNSNRCKEINTFIATDGNRVNDICRQAGRRLENNRDLYESNKPFPVVTCKLTSGMFHDKCEYRGSESTRRVVIACDQGWPVHYDGDNVVVNGRK; from the coding sequence ATGGGGTTCCAGGATGCTTTTGTGTTCCTGGTGTTGCTGTATGCAGCTGTGATGGTACACGGTCAACCGGGAAACGTCAGGCCTCGTTATATACACTTCCTCAACCAGCATGTCCACAATGGTATGACAAAACAGAAGTGTACGGGTTATATTGGCTATTTGAAGTTGACTGAGCCTAACAGCAACAGgtgtaaagaaataaataccTTCATCGCGACCGATGGAAACCGTGTCAACGACATCTGTCGCCAAGCTGGAAGACGTCTAGAAAACAATAGGGATCTGTATGAAAGCAATAAACCCTTCCCAGTAGTCACATGTAAACTCACCAGCGGCATGTTCCATGACAAATGTGAATACAGAGGTTCAGAATCCACTAGAAGAGTTGTCATTGCTTGTGATCAAGGATGGCCAGTACACTATGATGGTGATAATGTTGTTGTTAATGGGAGGAAGTAA